In Mus musculus strain C57BL/6J chromosome 1, GRCm38.p6 C57BL/6J, a single genomic region encodes these proteins:
- the Imp4 gene encoding U3 small nucleolar ribonucleoprotein protein IMP4 gives MLRREARLRREYLYRKAREEAQRSVQEKKERVKRALEENQLIPTELRREALALQGSLEFDDAGGEGVTSHVDDEYRWAGVEDPKVMITTSRDPSSRLKMFAKELKLVFPGAQRMNRGRHEVGALVRACKANGVTDLLVVHEHRGTPVGLIVSHLPFGPTAYFTLCNVVMRHDIPDLGTMSEAKPHLITHGFSSRLGKRVSDILRYLFPVPKDDSHRVITFANQDDYISFRHHVYKKTDHRNVELTEVGPRFELKLYMIRLGTLEQEATADVEWRWHPYTNTARKRVFLSAE, from the exons ATG CTCCGTCGGGAGGCTCGCCTGCGCCGCGAGTACCTGTACCGCAAAGCCCGGGAGGAGGCGCAGCGATCCGTTCAGGAGAAGAAGGAGCGAGTCAAGCGTGCTCTAGAAG AAAACCAGCTGATTCCCACCGAGTTACGCCGGGAGGCTCTAGCCTTACAGGGGTCCTTGGAGTTCGATGATGCTGGTGGAGAAG GTGTAACCAGCCATGTAGATGATGAATATCGATGGGCCGGGGTTGAGGATCCTAAGGTCATGATCACTACCTCCAGAGACCCTAGTTCTCGCCTGAAAATGTTTGCAAAG gaactgaagctggTGTTCCCAGGTGCCCAGCGCATGAACCGAGGTCGGCATGAGGTTGGAGCACTAGTGAGAGCTTGCAAAGCCAACGGGGTCACCGACCTGTTGGTGGTCCATGAGCATCGAGGCACACCCG TGGGGCTCATTGTCAGCCATCTGCCCTTCGGTCCTACTGCCTATTTCACACTGTGTAACGTGGTCATGCGGCACGACATCCCTGACCTGGGCACCATGTCAGAAGCCAAGCCCCACCTCATCACTCATGGCTTTTCCTCACGGCTGGGCAAGCGG GTGTCGGACATCCTTCGTTACCTATTCCCCGTGCCAAAAGACGACAGCCATCGGGTCATCACCTTTGCAAACCAGGATGACTACATTTCATTCCG GCACCATGTCTACAAGAAGACAGACCACCGCAATGTGGAGCTGACTGAGGTCGGGCCTCGATTTGAGCTCAAGT TGTATATGATTCGCCTGGGCACACTGGAGCAGGAGGCCACCGCAGATGTAGAGTGGCGCTGGCACCCCTACACCAACACCGCCCGCAAGAGGGTCTTCCTGAGTGCCGAGTGA
- the Ccdc115 gene encoding coiled-coil domain-containing protein 115, which produces MAVQALREELDSKCLQLLSDLEELEAKRAALNARVEEGWLSLAKARYAMGAKSVGPLQYASRMEPQVCVRASEAQDGPQTFRVIKADAQTPEEVGPSEASLRRRKGPTKTKELGSAVVPQDPLNWFGILVPHSLRQAQASFRDGLQLAADIASLQTRINWGQSQLRGLQKKLKELDPGPA; this is translated from the exons ATGGCGGTCCAGGCTCTGCGAGAGGAGTTGGACTCCAAGTGCCTACAGCTGCTCAGTGACCTGGAGGAACTGGAGGCGAAGCGGGCGGCGCTGAACGCCAGGGTGGAGGAG ggTTGGCTCTCACTTGCCAAGGCTCGCTATGCCATGGGAGCCAAGTCGGTAGGACCCCTGCAGTATGCCTCGCGTATGGAGCCTCAGGTCTGCGTGCGTGCCAG cgaGGCCCAGGATGGACCCCAGACCTTCAGGGTGATCAAAGCTGACGCCCAGACCCCCGAGGAAGTGGGGCCTAGCGAAGCAT ctcTGCGCAGGCGCAAGGGCCCCACCAAGACCAAAGAGTTAGGATCTGCTGTAGTTCCTCAAGATCCCTTGAACTGGTTTGGAATTTTGGTTCCTCACAGTCTGCGGCAGGCCCAAGCCAGCTTCCGGGATG GCCTACAGCTGGCTGCAGATATAGCCAGTCTCCAGACTCGCATCAACTGGGGTCAGAGTCAGCTTCGAGGCCTCCAGAAAAAACTGAAGGAGTTGGACCCTGGGCCTGCCTGA